One genomic window of Aliiroseovarius sp. M344 includes the following:
- a CDS encoding CAP domain-containing protein, whose translation MFGNVLKTLSVAALLSLANPTSAAATSCSVAKASGAEKVIPVKGLNQGLLDKAVVARVNAERCRRGLPALTTASGLRKQAARHSQWMARSQKLSHKASGSFNRSLTDRLRASGVRFRTGAENIGWVHLYGIDGNRFMIRSSEQCHFTTNGGRRIGRHSYNSLASLIVRKWMESPGHRKNILRKNLRYSGVGAGVQPGSKYCGSVFLTHIFAG comes from the coding sequence ATGTTTGGGAATGTACTTAAAACACTAAGCGTCGCTGCGCTTCTATCGCTTGCCAACCCAACCAGCGCTGCGGCCACTTCTTGTTCTGTTGCAAAGGCTTCAGGTGCAGAAAAAGTAATTCCTGTCAAAGGGTTAAATCAGGGCCTGCTCGATAAAGCGGTTGTTGCGCGGGTGAATGCCGAACGGTGTCGACGCGGCCTTCCCGCTCTGACCACGGCGTCCGGTCTTCGAAAGCAGGCGGCACGACATTCACAGTGGATGGCTCGCAGTCAGAAACTCAGCCACAAAGCGAGTGGATCGTTCAATCGCTCGCTTACCGACCGCCTGCGGGCTTCTGGCGTGCGCTTTCGGACCGGAGCCGAGAACATCGGGTGGGTGCATTTGTATGGAATTGACGGAAATCGGTTCATGATTCGCTCGTCCGAACAATGCCACTTCACCACAAATGGAGGTCGCAGAATTGGCCGCCACAGCTATAACAGCCTTGCCAGCCTGATTGTTCGAAAATGGATGGAATCACCCGGACATAGAAAAAATATTCTTCGCAAAAACCTTCGCTATAGTGGCGTAGGCGCAGGCGTTCAGCCGGGTTCGAAGTACTGCGGTTCGGTTTTCCTTACCCATATCTTCGCTGGATAA
- a CDS encoding mannose-1-phosphate guanylyltransferase/mannose-6-phosphate isomerase, which translates to MQKITPIILAGGVGSRLWPISRESYPKQFLKIDNAPSLFQQTVLRFHSPIFARPIVVTHENYRFHIVEQMGEIGTLPELILLEPFSRNTAGAVLAAATELANRDANALCIVAPSDHLLSAPDGFLAAVKQGIAVANSGKLVTFGITPDRPETGYGYLEVCDDNLPANQPAPVLSFTEKPNLKAATHMMASGKHLWNAGIFMFRSAAIKEAFARYAPEIVTHVSAALEHKERDLGFSRLEKKAWEMLPDISLDFAIMERADNIYAVPYKGHWSDLGSWQGLWREKVVSDDTQTGVVAIGNAHSIDCEGSLLMSESPEQTIVGLGLRDLVAVAMRDAVLVADRGRSNDIGAVVEMLQSRGTPQATVRPQDFRPWGWFEELVSGPGFKVKLITVHPRGVLSLQSHEYRAEHWVVVEGVASVTIGNNTVELSANQSAYVPTGEVHRLENNGQTDAVLIEVQTGPYLGEDDIVRYEDAYSRS; encoded by the coding sequence TTGCAAAAAATTACGCCGATCATTTTGGCAGGCGGCGTTGGATCGCGTCTTTGGCCAATATCTCGCGAAAGCTACCCCAAGCAGTTTCTGAAAATCGATAATGCGCCAAGCCTGTTTCAACAAACTGTGCTTCGCTTTCACTCCCCAATTTTCGCGCGGCCAATCGTCGTAACCCACGAAAACTATCGCTTCCATATCGTCGAACAGATGGGGGAAATAGGCACCCTGCCCGAGCTCATTTTGCTCGAACCGTTTTCAAGAAACACTGCTGGTGCCGTCCTGGCTGCGGCCACAGAGCTCGCCAATCGCGACGCCAACGCACTTTGTATTGTCGCGCCGTCTGACCATCTACTTTCTGCTCCCGATGGGTTTCTTGCCGCCGTCAAGCAGGGCATTGCCGTCGCGAACTCCGGCAAGTTGGTGACGTTCGGCATCACCCCCGATCGGCCCGAGACTGGTTACGGCTATCTTGAAGTATGCGATGACAATCTGCCCGCCAATCAACCCGCGCCTGTTTTGTCTTTCACTGAAAAACCGAACCTCAAAGCCGCAACACATATGATGGCCAGCGGCAAGCACCTGTGGAATGCCGGAATTTTCATGTTTAGAAGCGCCGCCATCAAAGAGGCGTTTGCGCGTTATGCGCCAGAAATTGTCACCCATGTCTCCGCCGCGCTTGAACACAAGGAACGGGACCTTGGCTTCTCGCGTCTCGAAAAAAAGGCGTGGGAGATGCTTCCTGATATCTCGCTGGACTTCGCGATAATGGAGCGCGCGGACAATATCTACGCGGTGCCATATAAGGGTCACTGGTCCGATCTGGGAAGCTGGCAAGGGCTTTGGCGCGAAAAGGTAGTGTCGGATGACACCCAAACAGGTGTTGTGGCGATTGGGAATGCGCACAGCATCGACTGCGAAGGCAGCTTGCTTATGTCCGAAAGTCCCGAGCAAACAATTGTCGGCTTGGGGCTGCGCGATCTGGTTGCCGTGGCGATGAGGGATGCTGTGCTGGTGGCAGATCGCGGGCGCTCTAATGACATCGGCGCGGTGGTTGAGATGTTGCAAAGCAGGGGTACGCCTCAAGCCACTGTTCGGCCGCAAGACTTCAGGCCATGGGGCTGGTTCGAAGAACTGGTCTCTGGACCGGGGTTCAAAGTGAAGCTTATCACTGTGCACCCGCGGGGTGTTTTATCACTTCAGTCACACGAGTATCGCGCCGAACATTGGGTGGTGGTCGAGGGGGTTGCAAGCGTGACTATCGGGAACAATACAGTGGAGTTGTCGGCAAACCAGTCCGCATACGTGCCAACAGGTGAGGTTCACAGGTTGGAAAACAATGGCCAGACTGATGCCGTTCTTATCGAAGTCCAAACCGGCCCTTACTTGGGAGAGGATGATATTGTCCGATACGAGGACGCCTATTCGCGCAGTTAG
- a CDS encoding YjbF family lipoprotein: MKDRFTKQAMRVAGCVLATSLVLGGCGSDTDAVELPKITASLLKNSGKQLGAKLGGSKETAPTAETTAPTDPNAVVSKALAATKGPIALVVRIETKAVLAISPVGRNGDYVTWGSAPGQGLTFKRGVLANTRGLGEDLMASRIDAAVSAITARRNATYKREHFYLGNLGQSTSLVLDCSLTRGKSEQVKLGAINANAVIMKESCKRGEIAFSNVYWVDGNGRVLKSSQWVGQRIGSLAIQNLRL, from the coding sequence GTGAAAGATCGTTTCACTAAGCAAGCCATGCGTGTGGCCGGCTGCGTTCTTGCCACCTCGCTTGTGCTTGGCGGATGCGGGTCGGACACGGATGCTGTTGAACTGCCGAAGATTACCGCCAGTCTTTTGAAAAACTCAGGCAAACAGCTGGGTGCAAAACTGGGCGGCTCGAAAGAAACTGCACCAACCGCAGAGACGACCGCGCCGACCGATCCCAATGCCGTTGTGAGCAAGGCATTGGCAGCGACAAAGGGGCCAATCGCGCTGGTTGTACGCATCGAGACCAAGGCGGTCTTGGCAATCAGTCCGGTCGGTCGGAACGGCGACTACGTCACCTGGGGCAGCGCCCCTGGTCAGGGTCTGACCTTCAAACGTGGGGTTTTGGCAAACACGCGTGGTCTTGGCGAAGACCTGATGGCATCACGTATTGATGCCGCTGTGTCTGCGATCACTGCGCGCCGCAATGCCACCTACAAGCGCGAACATTTCTATCTTGGTAATTTGGGACAAAGCACAAGTCTTGTGTTGGACTGCTCGCTAACACGCGGCAAATCTGAGCAGGTGAAACTGGGCGCGATCAATGCGAATGCCGTCATCATGAAGGAAAGCTGCAAGCGCGGCGAGATTGCTTTCAGCAACGTCTATTGGGTTGATGGAAACGGCCGCGTCCTGAAGTCCAGCCAATGGGTTGGTCAACGGATCGGCAGTCTGGCCATTCAGAATCTGCGTCTGTAA